A DNA window from Centroberyx gerrardi isolate f3 chromosome 5, fCenGer3.hap1.cur.20231027, whole genome shotgun sequence contains the following coding sequences:
- the LOC139929901 gene encoding SRSF protein kinase 3-like, with product MSSSYAAAISALSLRPSSAASSPVRPSTPPGPDTALSPAPPLAPSTPTHSPPAGHSHPRSPELLGSDDEQQENPDDYCIGGYYPVEVGEIFIDRYQVVKKLGWGHFSTVWLCWDMVKRRFVALKVVKSAPTFTETALDEIKLLRCVRDSDPKDPKRERVVQLIDDFRISGVSGEHVCMVLEVLGHQLLKWIIKSNYTGLPLPCVKSILRQVLQGLDYLHTKCKIIHTDIKPENILLRVDEVYIQELAADTKLWQLPGCPAFTGSSVNSSPREKQSGKVSRSPINRLTRKERSRRGQESLSDRNHRDKPHVTFSDVTASSSTHSPTSPSKLPGPDSHTLRRQTLLLEDGLDLAPHIHSSRPDPPVKTAGREQPPPSPASPHGISDSDVLLNLLTPQNADKIFIKIADLGNACWVHKHFTEDIQTCQYRSVEVLIGADYGTPADIWSTACMAFELATGEYLFEPQSGDTFSREEDHIAHIIELLGPLPSQFALSGRNSKRFFNHKGQLRRISKLKPWSLCEILQDKYEWPHEEAAQFSSFLLTMLELLPEKRATAAQCLKHPWISS from the exons TGGACATTCCCACCCCCGTTCACCTGAGCTGCTGGGATCTGATGATGAGCAGCAGGAGAATCCCGATGATTACTGCATAG GCGGCTACTATCCTGTGGAAGTGGGAGAGATCTTCATCGACCGCTACCAAGTGGTCAAAAAGTTGGGATGGGGTCACTTCTCTACTGTATGGCTCTGCTGGGATATGGT GAAGAGGCGTTTTGTTGCTCTGAAGGTGGTGAAGAGCGCTCCAACGTTCACAGAGACGGCACTGGATGAGATCAAACTTCTGAGATGT GTAAGGGACAGCGATCCTAAAGATCCTAAACGTGAAAGAGTTGTGCAGCTCATTGATGACTTCAGGATCTCTGGAGTGAGTGGAGAAC ATGTGTGCATGGTCCTGGAGGTGCTGGGCCACCAGCTGCTGAAGTGGATCATCAAATCCAACTACACTGGCCTGCCGCTGCCCTGCGTCAAGAGCATCCTCCGACAG GTTCTCCAGGGCTTAGATTACTTGCACACTAAATGCAAGATTATCCACACAGACATCAAGCCAGAGAACATCCTTTTAAGAGTGGACGAGGTTTACATCCAGGAACTGGCAGCCGACACCAAGCTGTGGCAGCTGCCAGGGTGTCCTGCTTTCACCGGCTCTTCAG TGAACAGCAGCCCAAGAGAAAAACAG TCTGGCAAGGTGTCCAGGAGCCCGATTAACCGGCTGACGAGGAAGGAGAGGAGTCGGCGAGGACAGGAGAGCCTATCTGACCGCAATCACAGGGACAAACCTCATGTGACGTTCTCTGATGTCACTGCTTCCTCTAGCACCCATAGCCCCACCAGTCCCTCTAAGCTTCCAGGTCCCGACTCCCACACTTTAAGGAGGCAGAccctgctgctggaggacgGCCTGGACCTGGCTCCACACATTCACAGCAGCCGCCCAGATCCTCCTGTCAAGACTGCAGGCAGAGAGCAGCCGCCCCCATCGCCAGCCTCTCCACATG gGATTAGTGACTCAGATGTGCTGCTGAACCTATTGACGCCGCAGAACGCTGATAAAATCTTCATCAAGATTGCTGACCTGGGAAATGCCTGCTGGGTG CATAAACATTTCACTGAAGACATCCAGACGTGTCAGTACCGCTCTGTGGAGGTCCTGATCGGCGCCGACTACGGCACACCGGCCGACATCTGGAGCACCGCCTGCATG GCTTTCGAGCTGGCGACAGGGGAGTATCTATTCGAGCCCCAGTCAGGAGACACTTTCTCCCGAGAGGAAG ATCACATTGCCCACATCATCGAGCTGCTGGGACCCCTTCCGTCCCAGTTCGCGCTCTCAGGGAGAAATTCCAAACGGTTTTTCAACCATAAAG GTCAACTGCGGCGCATCTCGAAGCTGAAGCCGTGGAGTTTGTGTGAAATCCTGCAGGATAAGTACGAGTGGCCGCATGAGGAAGCTGCCCAGTTCAGCTCTTTCCTCCTGACCATGTTGGAGCTGCTGCCAGAGAAAAGAGCCACAGCCGCCCAGTGCCTGAAACACCCCTGGATCTCCTCCTAG
- the LOC139929902 gene encoding catechol O-methyltransferase B, with product MMWLTLLYTCTGGAAVLYALYRWVIPAAVQYHAGLALMWHDVIVEQMLDTLTHSTRPQRILGAVQKNATRGDPGSVVQAIDHFCRHKEWAMNVGDEKGSILDSVVSEVSPATVLELGTYCGYSTVRIARLLPPEARLLTLEFNYHNAAIARQIIALAGVEDKVQLIEGPSQDWIPKMKERFGVETFDLVFLDHWKDHYLPDTKLLEECGLLRKGSVLLADNVICPGTPEYLEYVRGSRRYESRYFKSHLEYTKVEDGLEKSVFLG from the exons AT GATGTGGCTGACTCTTCTTTACACTTGCACCGGGGGGGCAGCCGTGCTGTATGCTCTGTACCGGTGGGTGATCCCCGCCGCTGTGCAGTATCACGCTGGATTGGCGCTGATGTGGCATGATGTCATCGTTGAGCAGATGCTGGACACCCTGACCCATTCCACACGTCCTCAG CGGATTCTGGGTGCAGTACAGAAGAACGCCACTAGAGGAGACCCTGGGAGTGTGGTCCAAGCCATCGACCACTTCTGCAGACACAAAGAATGGGCCATGAATGTGGGGGATGAGAAAG GGTCCATCCTTGACTCTGTGGTGAGTGAGGTGAGCCCTGCCACTGTCCTGGAGCTGGGAACCTACTGCGGCTACTCCACCGTGCGCATAGCCCGCCTGCTTCCCCCTGAAGCCAGACTCCTGACTCTGGAATTTAACTACCATAATGCTGCCATTGCTCGCCAAATCATCGCTTTGGCAGGAGTAGAGGACAAG gtcCAGTTAATTGAGGGGCCGTCTCAGGACTGGATCCCCAAAATGAAGGAGCGTTTCGGGGTGGAAACATTTGACTTGGTGTTCCTGGATCACTGGAAGGATCACTACCTTCCCGACACAAAGTTGCTGGAG GAGTGCGGCCTCCTCAGGAAAGGCAGCGTCCTGCTGGCAGACAACGTCATCTGCCCCGGGACTCCTGAATACCTGGAGTACGTCCGCGGCAGCCGGCGCTACGAGAGCCGCTACTTCAAATCCCACCTGGAGTACACTAAAGTGGAGGACGGCCTGGAGAAGTCCGTTTTCTTAGGGTAG